The Methanobrevibacter thaueri region GTTAACATTAATACAATCTCACTTACTGAAATGAAAATTATAAGTATGGCTAAAACTTTACTTGCATCCGTGAAAATGGCCCCACTCAGTAAAAACTCCTGCAATTTAGATAATTGCTTTTCAGGCATAATATTGTCAATAAATATCGCTAAATCATTGATTATTTTAAATTTCATGAAATAATATTAGATGTTAAATTATATAAAGCGTTGGTTGTTCTTAAAAACAATTTTATAATGTGAAAACAATATTATATCAAAAAAATAATGACCATAATTAGAATTATTGAAACTATATTCCGGAAAAAAAAGAAAAAGGTAAAATAGAGATTATTGATCTCTATTTTTTAATGGTTAATTTTTTGGTTACAATGTCTTTTCCGTAGGTTACTTTGTATTTGTATTTTTTGCCAACTTTGAGTTTTTTGAGCATGGATTTTTTGACTTTCCAGGTTGCAACTCCTTTTTTGTTGGTTTTTACTTTGTAAGTTTTCTTGTTGAATTTAATCTTGAGAATTTTACCTTTGAGGTATTTGCCGTTGACTTTCTTCAAGGAAACTTTTACTTTTGTAACTTTTTTGGATTTTTTGACTTTTTTGTTGCTTGCTTTGATAACATGTTTTATTGTTACCTTGTTGGTCACTTTTATGCCTTTGTATGTTGCTGTGATAGTGTATTTTTTGACTTTAACTTTGGTGTTAAGTTTCAAGGTTGCGTAACCGTTCTTGTCTGTTTTTACATTGTATGTTTTGCCATTGTATTTGATAGTGACTGTTTCACCTGCACCAACAGCTTTACCGTCTATTGTTACAAGAACTTTGTAGTTTGCTTTAGCTGAGTAAAGAGCGGCAACATTCTTGTTTTCAGAAAGAGCGAATACAGGAGGTGCATTCGAACTGACAGTAACGGCAATAGTCTGATTTTCTGCAGTATCATAAATTTCATTACCTGCGAAACTGACAGTGATTGTAGCGGTACCCGCAGCAAGAGCCTTGATTACTCCATTCTCAACTATAGCAACACTTGTATCGTTTGAAGTGTAAGTCAAGTTACCTGCAACAGCAGGATTCAAAGTGGCACCAGCAGAAATGTTTTCAAGAGCGTTTAATGTAAAATTATCATTTTCAAGAATGATTTCAGTAAAGACTTTACTTACAGTGACGATGACATTAGTTGAACTCTCAGCGTAATGATCATCACCCTCAACTTTAACAACAATATTCGCAGTACCCGCTTTCAAAGCAGTGACAACGCCGTTTTCATCAACACTGACGACACCAGAATTATCAGGAACAAAAGTAACATCCAAACCATCAGGAACAGTGGTGGCTACAATAGTAAATGTATCACCAATTTTCAAATCCAAAGTGGAATTATTGACAGTGACACTAGTACCATTCAACTTAACAACAACATTGATGGTCTTGTTTTGAGCAGCAGCATAATATTCATTACCCGCAAAACTGACAGTGATTGTAGCAGTGCCCGCAGCAAGAGCCTTGATTACTCCATTTTCAACTATAGCAACACTTGTATCGTTTGAAGTGTAAGTCAAGTTACCTGCAGAAGCAGGATTCAAAGTGGCACCAGCAGAAATATTTTCAAGAGCGTTTAATTCAAAATTATCATTTTCAAGAATGATTTCAGTGAAAAATTTACTTACAGTGACTGTGACAGTGGTTGAATTCTCAGTGTAATTGCCATCGCCGCCAACTTTAACAACAATAGTCGCAGTACCTCCTTTCAAAGCAGTGACAAAACCGTTTTCATCAACACTTACAACACCTGAATCATCAGGAACAAAAGTAACATTCAAATTAGCAGGATCAGGAGTGGCAACAATAGTAAATGTATCACCAATTTTCAAATCCAAAGTGGAATTATTGACACTGACACTAGCGTCATGCAAAGTGACATCAATATCAAATTTCTGTTCTACATTTTTAAATTGCGCAGTTACAGTAGCGATTCCACTTTCAGTAGGAGTGAATTTGATAGTTTCATTTAACTTGGCAACTCTTTTATCAACGCTGCCTCCTGTTGATGTGACTGTCAAGTTGATGTTGTTGAACAGAGCGTTATCATACTCAGCGACGCCTTGTGAATTTGAATCATATGCATATAATTTGAATATGATTTCTGAGGTTTCTAAAGGCCCCAGAGTATCTGAAGTTGCTGTAGCGTTTAAGAATAGCCAGACAGTACAGCTTGGCAAATTAGGATTAACGTTATAATTGGTTGCATTGTGCCCGAACCAGTTGTAGTCGGCATTGGAACCTGAAACACTTCTATAAAAGGAAATTGCAGCACCATTGCAATTCAAGAAGATATTGTCATTGATTGCCAAGTTGTGAACATCATCATAATTGTTATTCTGGAAATATATTATGCCATCATCGGCACTGTTATTTAGAAAAGCGCAACCGGAAACAACACCATCACTTAACCAATTCCAATAGATGGCGCCTCCCATTGAAGCAGAATTATTCACAAATATGCAGCCCGAAACAGCACTGTTAGGACCACACAACATGATAGCTCCACCCTTAGTTGCGGAATTATTCACAAAAACACAATCGGAAATATTGGCATTGCCGTCATACTCCCATAAGATGGCACCTCCATCATTCGCCCGGGATGCATTTATGAATGTTATACTCTTGAGCACCACATCATGTGATTGAATATAGAATATCCCTGCCTGTCCGGCACCATCTATGACATGGCCATTTCCAATGATTGTCAGCGGACGATTGATGATTATTCCATTTATAAAATAGCCGTCCGTGGTTGAATTATATTTGAAATCCTTATCCAAAGTAATTGTATCAATAGTGACGCCGTTTATAACGCTGTTCAACTCGGAAAATGACATTACCTCTGAAGTTATTTGTATAGTGTATGCAGCATCTTCCACTGTTGCCGTCAGCTTGCTTCCAGAACCCTCTGAATAGTAGCGTACAGGCCTTTCCAGATTTGTCCTGGTAGTATTGACTCTGCCATTTATTGGAGTCAATGTCAGGTTGACCTCTTTTAAACGGCCATTATCATATTCGGATATTTCGCTTGAGTTATAAGTGCATAACCTAAAGACGACATCGAATGAGTCTGAAAGGTAGAGTGCATTCGGAGTTGATGTGGCTGTTAAAAACAGCCAAGTATTTATTTCCACATTGGCTGTGGTTGTTGGCCTTATATTGTAATTGGTTGCATTATGCCCAAACCAGTTGTAGTCGGCGTTTGATCCGGAATCCATTTCATAAAAATAGATTGCAACCCCCTCATTATTCAGGAAGATGTTGTCATTGACTGAAAAGTTCTTGCCGTGATTTCCATTGTATAGATAGATGATACCCTCATCAGCGCTGTTGTTTACAAAAAGACAGCCTGAAACATTGCCGTTATCTCGCGTCCAGTACATAACACCGCCACACTCGGCACTGCTGTTCACAAAACTGCATCCAGAAACAACACCACCATTACCATTCCAAGAGATGACTCCCCCCGCATTTTGAGCCTCCTTTACAGAATTATTCTCAAAATTACAATAGAAAACAGAGCAATTATCGGCAAGAGTATTATCGATTGCACCGCCATATCTTGCAGAATTGCCTATGAAACTAGAATAAGAAACAGAACAATTGGTGCTTCGATAATAACAAATGGCACCGCCGCTATTTGCAGAATTATTCACAAAACTGCAGTCGAAAGCCATGCCGTTGGCACCATTCCATACAACGGCACCGCCAAAACCCTCAGCGGAATTATTCACAAAACGGCAGCCGGAAAGGCTGCCACAGACGCCATCCCAGCTGACAGCGCCACCATCATATGTTGATTTAGCGTTTATGAATGTTATATTTTTGATGACTACATTATCCGCCCGGATATTGAATATCCTTGCCTGTCCCTTGGCGTCGATTGTGCTTCCGTTTCCGTCAATGGTTATGGACTGGCTAATGGTTATCCCATCTTCATATCCGGATCCCTCATATGCATAGTCATTCTTCAATGTTATATTGGAATTGTATCCATTTTGAATTTCGCGTTCCAATGCGGCGAATGTTCCCTTGACATCCGCACTTATCATTTCTTGATTATCCGTTTGGCCGACTACTTGGCTTTCATCAGGCAAACTTATCTCCTCATTTTCATCAGTTTGAGTCGATTCTATTGTTGTAAAATTCTGACTTGCTACTGCTTCATCATTCACATCACTTGCACATACTCCCGCAATGCTGATGAGAAAAACAGCAATAATCAATATAAATATTGTCTTTTTGAACTTCATTTTACTTATCCTCTAAAAATATTTTTGATAAAAGATATTTTCATATATATACTTAAAAGTCTATAAAAAGACATATAAATATATATTTATATTGCAAAAGATATATTATATTTAAAAAAAATCTGAACAATTAAAAAGAATCATCTGAAAAAATATTAAATTTAGCGAATAAAAAAAATGTAAATGACCAAAACCCGATATGAAATATAATTATTTTAAAAATTTCGAGAAAAATAAAATGTGTTTAATATATTTCTAAAAATTTAAACAAATATCTCCTAATAAAAAATTTAATGATAATTTCACAGAATCCAGTCAATTTTACTAAATAATTTCAAAAAAATAAAATGGATATCATGAATATGACTAAAACTTTACTTGCATCCGTAAAAATGGCCTCACTTAGTAAAAATTCCTGCAATTTAGAAAATTGCTTTTCAAGAATAATATTGTCCAATAATATTACTAAATCATCAATTATTTTAAATTTCATAAAATAATATTAAACTTTGAAATATATAAAGGGATTGTTGTATTCTAAAGCAATTTTACAGGGTGAAAACAAGATTTATATTGAATAAATAATATTCTAAATCCTAATACGATTAGAGAATATTTTTTTCATGTTAAATTTATCAACATATAATGAATATTTCAACATCATTCAATTCAAACTAAGAGAATAAATTTAAAATAAAAAATAGAAAAAATATAGATTAATTAACTAAACGATTATTCTTCAGGAATTATCTGTTCAAATAAACTATCATCTGTAGTCATTACACATACCAGATCACCATCTTCGGCATAAAAAAATGCATGAACATTTAAATCATCAAATTTCTTTTCTGCAATTAAACCTTCATGGCCATTAATAAATTCTTTTTCTCCCAATCCTGACTTTTGAACATGGGCATCAGTCAAATTAGTTTCATAACCCGGATAGCTGTAATCTGACACTTGAATATATACTATATCATCTTCACCTTTATAATAACTCTCTGCACTAGCATAAAAAATAGCTCCGTTTGAGTTAGTAGTTTCATTTTCTGATATAAATGACTCATTTTTCTTATATCCATCAGGTATATTAAAATCATGCCCTGCAATGGTAGTTTCATCATTTAAAAAGTCCCCTGCACTAACTGAAACTATGGAAAAGATAGCTAAGCAAGCCAATGCCAGTACTAAAATTAATTTTTTAGAAACCATTTTTTTATCACCTATCTCCTAAGATTTAATTAATAATGTCTCTATCCTAAAGTATTATTAAAATTATCTATTTTCAATTAATTTTAGAATATTCGCGAAACCCTCTTCCAGTCACTGCTTTGCATTTCACGAATCATTTATTTTTACTCCACCCAAACTTAAAAGTCAAAGTCTATGTTAATCTCAAATAAATTATCGGTTTGCGCCAGTGCATTCACCAGCCTTTCATCCAAATCTGCATTATTGTCCTTGTAGTCAATTTCACCGAATTCCTCCCGAACTTGAAAAGCCAACTGGTCTTTATCCAAACTAAATTCCGCATCATCCTCCCCAGTATTTCCCCGAGCATCAAGCCTGATCCATTTATCTCCATTGAAGACTGTATTTAAAGCATGAACAATGTGGCCTTGACTGTCATCCTCCGCTATTGTCAGAAGCTGATAGCTGATTCCTGACGGAATTCCGTTTGCCCTTAGAAGCGCTGCAAGAAGACATGATTTTGCCCAGCATATTCCAGTTTTATTCATCAATGTATCACTGGCAGTTCTAGAAACAGTACTTACCCCAATATCCCATGAGTGGGGAATTTCATCTCTAACAAAGAAATAGCATCTTTTTATATAATCAGCGTCATCAGCCGATTGATTTTTTAATTCACAGACCTTCTCTTGAATATGAGAATTCATATAATCAATACTTGGTGTTTCAGCTAAGAACCTGTCCATAAACATCACCTAAACCCTATAGGAACCATAGTTACATATGTATTAATCTTGTTACTATGTCTGTTGGCACTAATTTATAATTTTTATTGGATTTATTATTATAAAAAGTAAATTTGAACGTCAGCGCATTTAGAATCATAGGATTAAAATTAAATATTTATGAAAAAATAACAGATTATACCTGGAATTTACCTAACTAACCTAATATATACTTTTTCACTTCTTTAAAAGCGTTCCTAGCTTCAGGTGACGGGAATAATGGATAGATATGGAACAGACCCTCTCCAACTATGAGCTTGACATCGACACCATCGCTTTTGAGATTATCAACGTATTTTCTGATATCCTTATAGAAGATTTCACTGCCCCCTACAAATATGAGCGTTCTTGGCAATCCCCTATTGTCGCCATAAAGCGGACTTACGTGATAATCCTTCATGTCCAAATCTCCAGCCCAGGACCTGCCGATTTCCCTTAAGCCGATATCCCCTAGAATAGGATCGTTTTGACTGTCATACGGAGTATTTTCCATTGAAACATCAACCCATGGGGAAAACACGATTATCTTCTCCGGCTGTGGCAAATCAATTTCTTTTAAGTGTTGACAAAACGATAATGCGAATCCTCCTCCAGCGGAGTCTCCCATCAATATGATGTTCCTATTCTGTGCAATTAGACCCCTATATACTTTTTCAATGGCATCCAGACATTCCATTGCATTGTGATTCGGGGCAAGCCCATAAACCGGTGCGATAACCTGAGCGTCCAAACTTCGTGACAGCTTGAAGCAATAGAGCAAATGCTGATAATTGATTTCATTTATGTATGCTCCTCCATGCACAAATAGAATGGTATGGTGAGCATTCTCATCGCCAAAAGTGAAAACATCAATACCGTTGAAATCCCTGCTTTTAAAAATTCCTTTAGGAATTTTAACCTGACTAGTTGCCTTTTCCTTGATAAAATCCTCAATCTTATCTTTAGAATCCATATAGGCGGGTTTTGTAAACCTTAAAATTATCTCTTCCAGACTTGCAACAAATGATTTTCCTGACATATTGACTCACATCATCTTCCATTATGGAAATGGATTGTTTCAAGTTAATATATTAATCAATTATCTTTTAAAAATTTCGAAAAATGCCCTGAATGTGATAAGCAAAGGATATATTTCCAGCCTTCCGCTCCACATGTTGAACATCCCTATTATTTTTAACGGCCATTCCATTGTTTGTGATAGTTGTCCAATCTCCAAACCGATGTTACCCTGCATTGACATGGAGAAAAACAGTGAATCGAAAGGGTCATGACAGTAAAGACAGAATGCAGCCCATGTGAATATGATGCACAGGCAGTAAAGGGTTATGTAGTTTCCGCTTTGTGTTGCGACCTTATCATCAAGTTTCCCCTTGGATTTAGGGTTTGGAATAACCGCTCCCCTCGGAGATATTATTTGACGCAGATTTCTATATATCCCCCTGGAAAAACTGATGACACGATTCAATTTGATTGCACCTACAGTGGATCCGGTGGAACCGCCAATAAGCATCAGCATCATTATAATGAATATGACAAATGAAGGCCAGGCCCCCATTACAGTGGAACTCTCAATACTTGCCCCAGTTGTTGTAATGGCAGAAACCACCGTGAACAGGATGTCCATTGGAAGAATGTTTGATGCGAAATATATTAGCATTGATGTAACTGCAATCAGGCAAATCATCACCTGAAACTGTGAATCATGAATTAATGATCTTCCGCGTGTCTTTATGATGTAAAAGTGAGCAAGGAAGCTTGTTGCCCCCAATACCATCAGGACCATTGTGATGAAATAGATTATGTCATTCTGGTAAAATCCTATGTTTGCGTTCTTGATGCTCATACCTCCGGTTGAGATAATGCTGAAGGTATTGCAGACCGCATCGAAAATAGGCATTCCGGCAAGAATGTATAGAACAATACCCAAGGCAGTATAAATAAAATAAATTATGATAGTATTTTTAAGAGTTGCCTTAGTGGATG contains the following coding sequences:
- a CDS encoding alpha/beta hydrolase fold domain-containing protein — protein: MSGKSFVASLEEIILRFTKPAYMDSKDKIEDFIKEKATSQVKIPKGIFKSRDFNGIDVFTFGDENAHHTILFVHGGAYINEINYQHLLYCFKLSRSLDAQVIAPVYGLAPNHNAMECLDAIEKVYRGLIAQNRNIILMGDSAGGGFALSFCQHLKEIDLPQPEKIIVFSPWVDVSMENTPYDSQNDPILGDIGLREIGRSWAGDLDMKDYHVSPLYGDNRGLPRTLIFVGGSEIFYKDIRKYVDNLKSDGVDVKLIVGEGLFHIYPLFPSPEARNAFKEVKKYILG
- a CDS encoding TrkH family potassium uptake protein, with the translated sequence MRYINKVDLLIIARNMSLLMIGIGLLCLVPIIVDLIFLEFNAISYLIPALISIFLGVIFAKAFGKYGDKRVRLKHTMMISSLSWLWACIVCASILYLVTGTGIIDCAFECMSALTGSGITIYADVEALPYSILFFRAFQQWIGGLGVVLIIISFVAKPGSASHKLYVSEAREDRIKPSTKATLKNTIIIYFIYTALGIVLYILAGMPIFDAVCNTFSIISTGGMSIKNANIGFYQNDIIYFITMVLMVLGATSFLAHFYIIKTRGRSLIHDSQFQVMICLIAVTSMLIYFASNILPMDILFTVVSAITTTGASIESSTVMGAWPSFVIFIIMMLMLIGGSTGSTVGAIKLNRVISFSRGIYRNLRQIISPRGAVIPNPKSKGKLDDKVATQSGNYITLYCLCIIFTWAAFCLYCHDPFDSLFFSMSMQGNIGLEIGQLSQTMEWPLKIIGMFNMWSGRLEIYPLLITFRAFFEIFKR
- a CDS encoding right-handed parallel beta-helix repeat-containing protein codes for the protein MKFKKTIFILIIAVFLISIAGVCASDVNDEAVASQNFTTIESTQTDENEEISLPDESQVVGQTDNQEMISADVKGTFAALEREIQNGYNSNITLKNDYAYEGSGYEDGITISQSITIDGNGSTIDAKGQARIFNIRADNVVIKNITFINAKSTYDGGAVSWDGVCGSLSGCRFVNNSAEGFGGAVVWNGANGMAFDCSFVNNSANSGGAICYYRSTNCSVSYSSFIGNSARYGGAIDNTLADNCSVFYCNFENNSVKEAQNAGGVISWNGNGGVVSGCSFVNSSAECGGVMYWTRDNGNVSGCLFVNNSADEGIIYLYNGNHGKNFSVNDNIFLNNEGVAIYFYEMDSGSNADYNWFGHNATNYNIRPTTTANVEINTWLFLTATSTPNALYLSDSFDVVFRLCTYNSSEISEYDNGRLKEVNLTLTPINGRVNTTRTNLERPVRYYSEGSGSKLTATVEDAAYTIQITSEVMSFSELNSVINGVTIDTITLDKDFKYNSTTDGYFINGIIINRPLTIIGNGHVIDGAGQAGIFYIQSHDVVLKSITFINASRANDGGAILWEYDGNANISDCVFVNNSATKGGAIMLCGPNSAVSGCIFVNNSASMGGAIYWNWLSDGVVSGCAFLNNSADDGIIYFQNNNYDDVHNLAINDNIFLNCNGAAISFYRSVSGSNADYNWFGHNATNYNVNPNLPSCTVWLFLNATATSDTLGPLETSEIIFKLYAYDSNSQGVAEYDNALFNNINLTVTSTGGSVDKRVAKLNETIKFTPTESGIATVTAQFKNVEQKFDIDVTLHDASVSVNNSTLDLKIGDTFTIVATPDPANLNVTFVPDDSGVVSVDENGFVTALKGGTATIVVKVGGDGNYTENSTTVTVTVSKFFTEIILENDNFELNALENISAGATLNPASAGNLTYTSNDTSVAIVENGVIKALAAGTATITVSFAGNEYYAAAQNKTINVVVKLNGTSVTVNNSTLDLKIGDTFTIVATTVPDGLDVTFVPDNSGVVSVDENGVVTALKAGTANIVVKVEGDDHYAESSTNVIVTVSKVFTEIILENDNFTLNALENISAGATLNPAVAGNLTYTSNDTSVAIVENGVIKALAAGTATITVSFAGNEIYDTAENQTIAVTVSSNAPPVFALSENKNVAALYSAKANYKVLVTIDGKAVGAGETVTIKYNGKTYNVKTDKNGYATLKLNTKVKVKKYTITATYKGIKVTNKVTIKHVIKASNKKVKKSKKVTKVKVSLKKVNGKYLKGKILKIKFNKKTYKVKTNKKGVATWKVKKSMLKKLKVGKKYKYKVTYGKDIVTKKLTIKK
- a CDS encoding transglutaminase-like domain-containing protein produces the protein MDRFLAETPSIDYMNSHIQEKVCELKNQSADDADYIKRCYFFVRDEIPHSWDIGVSTVSRTASDTLMNKTGICWAKSCLLAALLRANGIPSGISYQLLTIAEDDSQGHIVHALNTVFNGDKWIRLDARGNTGEDDAEFSLDKDQLAFQVREEFGEIDYKDNNADLDERLVNALAQTDNLFEINIDFDF